The region tttgaatcaaaaccattaaatcaagtaaatagtgatcaaataTTTAccagcattaaacaaacatcatatagattagaatagagaagaaaaatcaatagaacatcataattcaattagatagaaatccaagtgactacattaaaccctagataaaaaaaattagttcatggaaaagaatagaaaaagaagtAAGAGAAACATAagcttgttgtgacacaaccaaGGCGATAGGTGCTCTCTAGTTTCTCCATGGCGAGACGCAAGAAGAACAACCAAAAGCCTGCTATAAGAGCTAAGGTGACTAAATCTCCATTGCTCCATGAGACGTGTGAGGGACAGAGGTCTGAGCTAGACGAAGATATACCAGAGGAGATGGAAGAAGTGTTCAAGGATTCGATTGTGGATTTTCCAGAAATTGGGATTCGAGGACCAATGGAAATTGATGGAGAATCGTCTGGAGGTAAGAGAAACAGAGAGACAGAGAAGGAACCAGCTTCGGGTGAAGGTGATTTTCAGAGTCAAGCGAAGGATAAATGGACTCAGTTTCGATCCTTGTTACCAAATCAGGGAGGGGCTAAACTCAAATTTGAGGAACCAATTGTATGAGAAGGCCAACGAATTGCTCAGGTCGACTTGGAGGAGATCCATGTTGAAACTTCATTCTGGAACTCAGTTGTGGTATGTATGGTTCTTGGGGCTAACCCTCCATTTGCTATTTTTGAAGGATTTATTAAGAGGATATGGGGTAAGTTAGGTATTGATAGAATTGCTTGGCTGAATGTTGGATTTACACTTGTGAAATTTCGAGATGAATCCACTAGAGACTTGGTTTTGGAAGCTAGGGTTCTACACTTTGATAGAAAACCAATGATAGTGAAGCCTTGGTCTGCTGATTTAGACACTCTTAAGGCAGTGAAATCTATTCCCGTTTGGATAAGATTCCCAGGACTTGGACTGCAATATTGGGTCACTAAATGCTTGAGTGCCTTTATGAGTACAATTGGGAACCCAATACTGGTCGATAAAGTTACTAAGGACAGATCTATGATGTAATTTGCTAGAGTGTTAGTGGAGATAGAAATATCTTAGGATCTCCCTAAAACTGTTCAGTTTCTCAATGAGAAAGGACACCTAATGGAACAGCTTTTGGAATTTGAGTGGCTTCCAACTCAATGTAGAGGTTGCAAAGTGTATGGTCATACTGAAAGAATGTGTAATAGGAAGTAATCTGAGACTTGGAGGCAGAAAAGCCGAAATGGAGAAGAAGAGGCTAAGTAAGGTCCTGTGGAACAGAAGCCATTATCAGAGGATAAAGGTGATACTAGTGGGGATATTGATACTGGTACACAGAAAACAGCTACTAAGGATTTGCCTGAGTCCCAGGAGGTGTCAAAGCAACAGGGTCATTTAATAGCTGCAACGAAACAAGTTGATGAACCAGATAGGAACTCCAGAGAAAGATCTACTTTGGAATGGACTACCCCGAAACAGGTAGGGGAAATAAGAAGATAACATTGAAGGCACAGAACAAACTGAAGAATTCATGTAGTGCTTTGCAAGATAAGGTATTGTAGGTTACAAACTTGGGACTAGAAACAACAAGTTTATTTCATGGAGAGTCACAACATTCTTAGCTGGAATGTTAGAGGTATTAATAAAAGGGAGAAACAGAAATCTCTGAGTTCATTTTGTTTTGTGAATAAAATTGGTCTAGGTGCCCTATTGGAGACTAAACTTCGTGGTGATAAAATTGAGAAAATGATGAGCTCATTTTTCATTGGATGGAGCTATTTCTCAGGTTCAGCTTCAGAAGGTCGAATTCTTCTTAATTGGCAGCAACATTTGGTTTCTATTGAGGTTTGGAAGGAGAGTGATCAGTTATTACATGTCTTTGTTAAAGAAGTGAAGTCTAATAAGTTGTTTTGTGTTACATTTGTGTATGGTAGAAATTCGATTGAGGAAAGATTGCCTCTTTGGGTTGATCTTACTGGGTTGTGTTTCCCAGCCACTCCCTGGCTTGTGTCTGGGGACTTTTATGCAGTTTTTGAGGGTACAGATAGAGTTGGTGGCCGCACCATTACTGCCCTTGAATTGGCGGATGCTCAAAAGTGGAGGGCCTTGGGATTAGTCGATGAGTTGCGCTCTAGAGGGTCTCATTACACTTGGACCAACAAACATGCTAATGAGGACAAAATTTACTCTAAATTGGACAGAATATTTAAAAATGAAGAGTGGTTGGACTTGTTCCCTTAAGCTGAAGCTGTTTTTAACTGGGAAATGCTCTCTGGTCACTGTTATTGCATTATCAAACCTGGAGCTACTGTAAACTGTGGCCTTAAGCCGTTTAGATTCTTTAATATGTGGACCGAACATGGTAGCTTTAAAGAAATTGTCATGCAGAGCTGGTGCAAGCCTAGTAAAGGGTATGGGCTGGATCGAATTGTTAGGAAATTGGGCAGACTTAAGATGGTTCTTCGCAAGTTCAACAAGCATACTGTGGGAGATGTTGCTCAGAACTATACTTCGGCTAAGGATAACCATCAAGCTGCTCAATTTTCTCTTCAAAGTAATCCTCACTCGATAGAGTTACAAAGAGAGGAAATTTTAGCAGGTGAAAGTTATGCTTATCATGCTAGAACTTATGATAGTTTCCTGAGACAGAAAAGCAAAGTGGACTGGCTTCGTTATGGTGATGATAACACGGCGTACTTTCATGCTTGTTTAAAAGAAAGAAGAGCTTCTAATTGTATCACTTTAGTTGTTGCTAAATCTGGTCAGCTAATTGAGAGATTTGATGATGTTGTGGCTCACTTTGTGAATCATTTTCAGAAAATTATGGGAAGCCAAAGTAATGCTTCGGTTCCTATTCAGCATTCTTGTTTCAGTCTTGGTCACAGACTGACTTTGGACTAGCAGATCAGATTAGGGAGGCCTTTTACTAAAAAGGAAGTGAAAGACGCCTTGTTTAGCATTAGCTCAATTAAAAGTCCGGGGCCGGATGGGTACGGGTCAGGCTTTTTCAAAGCCATGTGGAGAGATTTAGAAGCTGAAATCTCAGAGGCCATCTTTGATTTCTTTGAGCGTGGTGTTCTGCCAGAAGAGGTGAATAAGGCTACCATTTCCCTGATTCCTAAGATTGATACACCCACTAGGGTAGCAAATTATAGACCCATAGCGTGTTGCAATTCTATTTACAAATGTATTTCTAAAATGCTTTGTGGTAGATTGGAGACGGTGCTTCCTAG is a window of Humulus lupulus chromosome 4, drHumLupu1.1, whole genome shotgun sequence DNA encoding:
- the LOC133832386 gene encoding uncharacterized protein LOC133832386, yielding MVLGANPPFAIFEGFIKRIWGKLGIDRIAWLNVGFTLVKFRDESTRDLVLEARVLHFDRKPMIVKPWSADLDTLKAVKSIPVWIRFPGLGLQYWVTKCLSAFMSTIGNPILVDKVTKDRSMIFWNLSGFQLNVEVAKCMVILKECVIGSNLRLGGRKAEMEKKRLSKKTATKDLPESQEVSKQQGHLIAATKQVDEPDRNSRERSTLEWTTPKQKQQVYFMESHNILSWNVRGINKREKQKSLSSFCFVNKIGLGALLETKLRGDKIEKMMSSFFIGWSYFSGSASEGRILLNWQQHLVSIEVWKESDQLLHVFVKEVKSNKLFCVTFVYGRNSIEERLPLWVDLTGLCFPATPWLVSGDFYAVFEGTDRVGGRTITALELADAQKWRALGLVDELRSRGSHYTWTNKHANEDKIYSKLDRIFKNEEWLDLFP